DNA sequence from the Vicia villosa cultivar HV-30 ecotype Madison, WI linkage group LG3, Vvil1.0, whole genome shotgun sequence genome:
GAACTCAGTCATCAACGTAAAATGGAGATAGAGATGTATGAGGAAGGGCTCTCACCTGTTacgggaagaggaagaagaaggcaAAGTAACATGGGCCCCAGAACCTAACGCCTCCTCATCAACCGAGCTAGAGGTAACAGGAACCTGCAATAGTTGTCTCTTTTTTCTTCGAACAGATACATGCTGTGCAATCCTGCAGTGTCTCACTGTCCTTAAACAAATATTTGTCGTCCATCTAGTGAGTATCAACGCTTAAAAAactaccattagtgatccgcATGAAACCTAATACTTAGAAGAATCTAACTTAAACGTACTTCTTCCTCTACCTCCAAACGTCATCTTTCACTTATGAATCTATTTCTCCACTAAACCAAACTCAAAAATATCACTTCTTCCATAAACAATACTCAAAAACATCAAATCTTTCattaacaaatttcaaaactccaTCATCACATCTCCAACTTGAATGAGACAAGGAAAATACGGATTCAAATTAGCAATGTTAATTGTTATTGTTCTTGtgttctttttgttgttgttgttattattattattattattattattattattattgttgttgttgttgttcttgatgatgttgatgttattgtcgttgttgttggtggtggtgTTCTTGTTGTTAAATAAAAAACATACAACAACAGTTATTTAATACAACCGTGATTGCATGTAACATGCTATCCAATTTACTGTTATTTataggtatgataatcctggatatcttcaagaatcgtgttcgttcactttccgaacaaagtatttcgaccctattcttgtctgggttcacgaaatctttgcggggataattctcgaagaacaatctgtttctgacaatggagaacagatcagaatgtagaggaagtatgtttttcgtattcgaaaccgaggccaaatgactccttatataggagatcaacaatagaaaccgaaatgacacacctgtttggtaaaaacagttatgttggttgggaaacgacgcacctgttcggtaaaacagttatgtcggttgggaaagggtacaactattcaaacgaaaattTCGTTCGGGGCGCTGCCcctagagctgtcaatatgggctatccggcccatatgggcttcgggctttttagggccgggcccaaaaaacccatttttaaatgggctctaattttactaCTCAGGCCCGGCCCTGTCTGGGCTGCGGGCTCCCCGACCCTAAATGGGCTTCGGCCCTAAACGGACCCATTTCtataagaaattaaaattttctccttatttttgtaagtaaccatataattgcatgcaagaatacattatatatatatatatatatatatatatatatatatatatatatatatatattaaattttatatctaaaattataatttctaaataatccatataagttaataattaaaatgtaaaacaacacattaatttaatttaaactattcaaaatacatcacaaattatataatgtagcacaaataattaaataattcgttccaacaaattttaagttataaatattcatgacaattataattttatgataattataacaagaaaatgttataaatttttataataattataattaggaaaggataaattttaattatattaaaatatttaattttttcgggCCGGTGGACTACCCATGGCCCATACGGGTCGacccatattttttagggctttttagtGCCGGGATAAAAAAGGCCCGGATGTAAATGGGCTCGAAAAATGAGGCCCAGGCCCTAAAATTTTTCGGGCCAAATGAGCCTgcccatgggcttcggcccattttgacagctctagctgccccgcaccccgcccgcTGACCTGGCAGCGGGACCCCAGCCAGggacgctgccccgcaccccgccaggggctccgccccttggaccccgacggggcgctgccccgcaccccgccaggggctccgccccttggaccccgacggggcgctgccccgcaccccgccaggggcttcgccccttggaaccccgtttctattattcgtattcaattgcacgtttggctctacgagcgtgcactccgcactaccctaactcgtttcaagcttaacgcataattgcatcggcctacagtaaatcacattattaccaaaatacattgatgatactaaaatcaccaacatttACTACCATGAACAATAGACTGTGATGGTAAATAATCTACTTACAACCACACCCTATATAACAACGATTGTTCAACCGTTATTATAGATCTTTCGTAACGGTTGTTATGTGTATTTTTCATAGTAGTGACATTCTTTTAATAATATCTTATATATAGGCAGAAGGACTTATTCTTTTCAAGTCTACCTTATGACTTTAGGGCATTTCTTCACAACAATTATTAGTTTAATATTTTTCAGTTTTTCCTAAATCAACATTAATAATGAAAAAATGGTTGGATTCCTTATCTAAAAACTTGTAACTAAAATGATTTCTGAAATTTTCCCAATTCTTAGTTTTTGGACTGTATGTTAGTTCGAAGCTTTGGTAATgaaatttttattcaatttttatacGCTACTACTTTGTCATTCTATAGTTGAATGCTATCAATCAAACATGCCTCCAACTCATCAGACAAAGGTAGGTCTGATGAACCCTCTCTAAGACATTCATCAATAACACCAATTTGACAACATGAATATCCAATAGATggatttttcataaattttgataaaataaattatagtttCTCGTCTCCCACATCAAAATTAAACTTTCCTTTCATCACATCTTTTATAGCCCCAACAATGGGTTAAAAAGAGATAATGAGAAAGTAACCAATGCAGGGATAAATTGGCAACATAAAATTAAGCATACAATCAAAGTGTTGATGGAATAAAGTTCATCTTTTAATTATAAAGGATTACATTTAAGTTGTCTAACTATTGTTTTTTTTCTAGGTGCTTGGAGGGTCTTGGTAAGATTTCCCTTTTTTatattcttcttttcttttaatatggTGTCTTCAAATAAAATAGCACTTTGATTATTACTTATAAACTAGCTAAAATTTGTATTTATATTAATGCAATAAAATCTGCCCAACTACTGTACAAGAATACTTACACACAAATGAATCAGAATTAGAATGAGAATGAAAAGATGAAGTATATATGACATTACTGCATCATAATTGTGAATTCATGAAAGCTAAGTACACCATCCCCATTCAAATCAAAATGTTGAATCATAAGTTTACATTCATGAACAGATTTAGACTCACCCATCTTGTTAAACATCCTCTTCAAACTCTTTGGTGTTATAAACCCACACTTGTCACTATCATTATACATCTCAAATGCTTCTTTCAAATCCCTCAACTTTTGCTCCTCTCCACCTTCCTCCATCAAAGCAATTAAATCCTCCAAACTCAAATAACCATCACCATCTGAATCCACAGCTTCAATAGCCATTTCAGCTTCTTTCAACAAAAGATCTTCTCCCAATAGTATCAGCTTCTGTCGTAGCTCTGCTGGTGAAACCTTtccatcaccatcttcatcaaaatattttataacatGCTCGAATCCAGCGTTCTTCGTCATACACGTAATTGCAATAATGAATATCTCTAACAAAGCTCTCGTGAAAAGGGTTGATGTTAATAAAATGTGAATGTAAGTTGTTATATATAGAAATATTTTGATGATGTCGGTTTAGTGTATGGTGGCGTGTTGCGATTGTGTTGAAGAAAGAAGTTACTAGATCAATAAGAAGTTGCTGGGAATGTTCCAAAatggtattttaattaaatgagatATTTATTGTTTTGGACATAATCATATGATGAGGTTGAGAAATTGATAAGTGTAAACGTGCCGACGAAAAATGGAATCTTTTCCTAATGACTTCAACGCGGGATCCTTAATTTGTCGTACTAACATTACGTAcgttttcaaatcaatttttgttttgagaaaaatcaataatttaaaaGACCAAAATTAAACACCTTACACTCAATTGAAAACTAatttatttgaaacaaaaaatattataattgtttATTTATAAGATAACTTGTTGACATGTTGACATATATTAGGGAGTGTATTTGTCTCAaggtttttaattttaatatatatatttttattatgtgtTAACAATCTATGTGTTGAGTTAAtctatattgaattttattccaTTTGAGAATTAGAAATGATTGGTAACATTCTGAAATAGAATTTGATGCGACCGAATAGGCCTTCAATAAGATTAGGGGTGACAAATCGAGCCATGGTTTGCCGGTCCGGCCCGCGCACCAGTTAAAAATTGGCGGTGGGTTGGTTGATTTTTTAGGTCCGCCGTCAATCAAAATTCGTCCCGCCAAAATCCGCCAAAGCTCGTCCCGTCAAAGTTCCTCGCCCGCCAAAATCCGCCAAAGCTCGTCCCGTCAAAGTTCCTCGCCCGCCAAAACCCGCTTCACCTATTCGTTCAGCTCGTCTCGCCTTAAGCCtgcattttttagttaattatagtaattccaattcttgatggttttaatttatatatttatttgtaaataaatgtaatattttaaagtaaaatttgtttaaaaaaatacttttataaaaatttattttaaaaaataagtgaaaaatttatttgaaagttaaaaaaacctatgaatctattaaaaaaaaataggcgAGCAAGCCTACCGCCCGCCAACCCGTTATCTTGGCGGGACGGAgatgacttttatgcccattttatttAGCGGGCTTGCCCGCCCTGCTCGTTTTTTGGTGGGCTTAAGGCGGGGTGGACGGCCCATTTTTCCACCCCTTAATAAGACTAAATAGGCTTTCTTAGTGATTGTGTAAAAATCTACCTCAATAGACTGATTAAACACTGTCTTATTCAAAAGAAAACCCAAAACAGGATTCTTTATAATTTCGGGAGTACTATGCACGACATCCTTCAAGATTAAAACACTACTACGAAAACCCCCTTTCACAATGGTTGGAAAAAAGATATCATCACGTGTGACATACCGTTGTGAAGTAGCGTGTGGTTGTAAGTTCGTTGTTTCAACCACGGGCGTGCGACCGTTGTGATAAACTATGTAACGCGTTATCTATAACAACGGTTGACGTAAAAAACCATTGTCATAAATATAATGTCATGGGTTCAATACCCAGATACAACCAAAATTGAAGcacataaaaaaataacatttcaccacagttataagTTCCAACTGTTGTGGTATATGTAagagtttattataaaatatggaaTTGCTTGTTTTTCCCTGCCCCTCATCAACCATATACAACCATTCAAATAGATTTTTGAGATAATAATCATAAAAAGTAAATTAttcttaaaaaacaaattaaacgaTCCAATGTTTTTCGAATTGCATGTCTCTTGTAAATCATGAATTTCTCTTTAGCCTATAGGATTTGATTCAATCCCAAATTCTTCAAAGTAATGTTGGTGAATGAATGTCAGTTTGAGTATTTCACCCAAAATTTGATTTCCTCTTCTTTTCtagtttatttttcaaacatTAAGATTTGTGCGAAAGACCCATACTGACATCTATTTATCAACATTGTCTTGAAGAATTTGTGGCATTGAATGAAATTCCATAAGCTAAAGATAGGAAATTATGATTTACAAGATTTATACAATTTGAAAAAACATTGGATCGTCTAATTTGATTTTcaagaataatttatttttttaattattatcttaaaaatctatttaaatGAATGCAAGTTCAATGAAGGGTTAATGAAACAAACAATCACATATGATATAACAAACTCACtagcaacatttatcaacaaaaaaatcaattaattaacatAGATTGAAAGAACTTAATAACTAACCATTTCTCGAAGCTTTAAGTGATAAGTAAAGAACCATAACCACTTGCTAGCTgcacaatgtaacaccccaagTTACCCCGTCGAATATCactaaaatcagagtataaaaatctCATTCAAAACAATCCATCAAAATTAGGATGTCACATTTCTTCATAATACCGACACATGCTCATAATTTAATAAGAGACGCATAACACATTTAAAATGGATGAACCGATCAAAACGATATAGTCTTCGAAAACATCTTTATTACGCAACGGAAATCGTTAAGAATTCAATTAAAAACCAACAACAACTTAGTTTGACAATAGTCAACATCATTACTTCATAAAAATTCAACAATCACATTAAAATCCAACAATTAAAACTAATAGCATTCATCCCCCTCTAgcgttacgtatcagagcgacgacaCCAACTCGAACTACTTGAAAGTAACTATCCTTCATTCccgatcacctgcacgttaccaacataggggtaacattcaaacataaggggtgagatatcataaccatataaagaagcgtatgataacAAGTGTATGAGAATAAAGTCACACACAATTCACCATTTCACAACACATCAAAATCGTTTATTAGCAAGTAGTACACAATTAGTCCACAACATACATCTAATCATCACATCATCAATTATATAAGGGTTCATCACCAAAcaactcatcatcattcatcatcatgtaAAATGCAACTAGACCAatgactatgcatatgcatgtggtaccaacacgaCATACACCCCACCacaattgccaataaatagaggcaacaacaaggcataagccttcatcttAGTTTGCCAATTTAGGCCATCTCACAGAGCATAAGTCCACCATCACGAATGCAATGTATGCGACACAACAATGCAACATCATAAAAATGCaaccacaaggcataagccttcaacaaacgCCAACATAGGCCATTACTTCTTCGTCATCGCAAACCCACATCGTACAATCATAAATAACAATTAGCAACAAGGttcaaacatcttcctcaagCAAACATCAATTCCAACACAAAAACATAGCAAATTCAAGTAAATGGATTTTCATTGAAAATTGACTCAAAAACCATTCAAACGACTCTAGTAAATTCTTGAAAATTCACCTAATTTCTTGATAAATCACTATTAGCCAAGACCCAATTCagttttgtaaaaataaaacttttcatgacagagctcgctaagcggagcctgCTCGCTAAGCGCACTGTCGATTATGCAAAAAAATCCTGCAACTGCTTCGCTACTGCCACATCCACGTTTTTGCCCGGAAACCCATCCTAAACAGttcgttttttcaaaaaaaatcatatattcaTAATCCCCTACTCATATAACATATATTGGGACCTAAAAAACACAATTCTATAGCGTCAAATCCGACACCAATTTTACAGTCAAAATACGAAATTCAACGATACAAACTGTCATGCAATATAAGTCCTAAAATACATATACAACACATATAAACAAGGATCATCATTAACATACTTCAAGTTCATGGACTCCTCATCAAAACCTAAGTTATCAATACAAACCCAAAACTCATTCCTACATACAGATCATCATACACAATTTCATATaattagaaccccacccttacctttcaCGTTCTCTAACTTTTTTCCCAattatctctttttcttctttttaatcaATTACTAACTTTCACTTTACTAATGGGATTAACCACACACCTCCACTAATTCTAATGCTAACACCATAATAGGCTCAATTAcgaattaatcaattattttattattgttattcaactatataataaaatagcataaatatcaataatttgcAAATAAACCTCCATTTCATCAAATAATTCACAACCATCAagttaaataatcaaataaaataaacgggcgTTACACACatgaaaaactatttattaacaaaaaaacacaaaacaacatcaacaacaacaagatcataaacaacatttatcaacaacatACATACCTTTAATTGAAAAAATGATTGTCTCATAATGAAGTTGAAGTTGATCTACTTGTGTTATTATGAAAAAAATACAAGGAGGATGAATAGCTTCATCCTCTTTGTATTTTTTTCTCATACTATGTGAACCACAAACCATCATGTGAACCATAATCACatgaataacaataacaataacatcaacataacaacaacatacacgAAGAAGAGagaatatgaaaaaatatttgtcaacaacaacaagcaacaaaaagACATGTGAAACCGAAGTAAACAATATGAAAATCATGTCAACaaacatttatcaacaacaacaacacacatcaacatacaagaataaaaaaaaaccataaactatCTAACAAGAAGAAAATCATATGAAAATCATATGAAACATAAGACCAACATACACGAAAACGAGagaataaagaagaagaaaatacctTTATGTATGAAGAACAATCTTGACGGATATACTGTAGAATAGGAAAGCTAatgttgaagaagaagagaaaaaatgggaGCTAAGATTTTGTTGTGAAAGATACGACGATATTGTTAAGAAGCAAGAGTTAATTCccttatatgtgtgtgtgtgtgtgtgtgtgtgtgtgtgtgtgtgtgtgtgtgtgtgtgtgtgtgtgtgtgtgtgtgtgtgtgtgtgtgtgtgtgtgtgtgtgtgtgtgtgtgtgtgtgtgtgtgtgtgtgtgtgtgtgtgtgtgtgtgtgtgtgtgtgtgtgtgtgtgtgtgtgtgtgtgtgtgtgtgtgtgtgtgtgtgtgtgtgtgtgtgtgtgtgtgtgtgtgtgtgtgtgtgtgtgtgtgtgtgtgtgtgtgtgtgtgtgtgtgtgtgtgtgtgtgtgtgtgtgtgtgtgtgtgtgtgtgtgtgtgtgtgtgtgtgtgtgtgtgtgtgtgtgtgtgtgtgtgtgtgtgtgtgtgtgtgtgtgtgtgtgtgtgtgtgtgtgtgtgtgtgtgtgtgtgtgtgtgtgtgtgtgtgtgtgtgtgtgtgtgtgtgtgtgtgtgtgtgtgtgtgtgtgtgtgtgtgtgtgtgtgtgtgtgtgtgtgtgtgtgtgtgtgtgtgtgtgtgtgtgtgtgtgtgtgtgtgtgtgtgtgtgtgtgtgtgtgtgtgtgtgtgtgtgtgtgtgtgtgtgtgatatccctattattttttatttaaaaataaataaaaaataaaaggtgcGCCTTAACATTAAAGGAATAAAATACTTGAGGGCGCTAGGGTTTGAACCCTGAAAGCTTGATTGTATCACCACGGTTACGTCATCAACCGTTATATCCtaacaatttttaattaaaaaataaataaaatgttggcGCTTAAGTTTAGAGATGTCACCACTGTGTTTTGAAGAACCGTGGTGACTTGGGCGTTGTTGTTTGCGCATTTTGTAGTAGTGAAGTCTTTTCGGAGGTGGACTTCAACTCCACTTCTCTAATACCAATAACATTAGTAGTGCGGGCAACTTCCAACAACATTTTCTTATTCGTGTATGTTTTGAATATTGCACGATCATTACTGCCATGACAATATGAGCCAATGTCTATCCACCAACCATCAGATTCACCAATCATGCTGATTTCAAAGATCAAAGCAATAAATTTATCACCGGTTAGGTTAAACTGTGCATTATGGACAACAAAAGGTTTAAGCTTGGTCTTACATTTCTTTATCACATAACCCTATTTTTCACAATTGAAACCATAGAAACaccaatgtaattttttttatggtGGTGGTTGTTGCCCAATTAGAGTAATTATGACGTTTGAAGTATTCCCATTATTAATTCGATTCACAACATTGCAGTTATAATTCTTTAATCATTTGCCAAATGACTTTAAAACtatattgaatttattttttttgtttgaacaacCAAGACCTTTTCTATTTGATCTTGCCTATGAGATTATTCTTCGATTTGAGGGCAAATAATCAAACTCTCAATTAAAAATTCATTTGTTTTATGGAGAAGCaaagtttttaaaaactttcaaactaAGGGGAAATTTGTCAATAATAAAAGCAATTTAAAATTTTTCATCTAAAGACATACCTTCGGTGATGATCTCATAAGCAATTTTTTGAAGTTCATAATATTGAGCCTCCACAAACCTTTCAACTATAATATCTGATACTGTAGGTAGCGACTAACAATATACTTCATTTTCAGAGTCTCCCAAACCTATTTTGCAATATCGCAACTATTGAAATAATCATATAGGTCATCCACGAGTCCATTCAAAATATGATTTTGTAGATATATTCATTATCTTTCCATAAGGAGATTTCTTTCC
Encoded proteins:
- the LOC131656222 gene encoding calcium-binding protein CML38-like produces the protein MTKNAGFEHVIKYFDEDGDGKVSPAELRQKLILLGEDLLLKEAEMAIEAVDSDGDGYLSLEDLIALMEEGGEEQKLRDLKEAFEMYNDSDKCGFITPKSLKRMFNKMGESKSVHECKLMIQHFDLNGDGVLSFHEFTIMMQ